A single genomic interval of Coturnix japonica isolate 7356 chromosome 14, Coturnix japonica 2.1, whole genome shotgun sequence harbors:
- the SCNN1B gene encoding amiloride-sensitive sodium channel subunit beta, translating to MNLKKYFVRALHRLQKGPGYTYKELLVWYCDNTNTHGPKRIIKEGPKKKVMWFFLTLLFASLVFWQWGILINTYLSYNVTSSLSIGFKTMKFPAVTVCNANPFKYSEVRPLLKELDKLIEAALERILQPTHGDPISPLLLNSSNATDGLDLELWNQIPLVLIDEQDKDNPVIVEIFETNQSAAGNQTAAPPAPTNTTSEEKKYKLAVKLCSHQGSNNCTYRNFTSAAQAVTEWYILQSTSILSKVPLQERIRMGYQAEDMILACLYGAEPCNYKNFTQIYHPDHGNCYIFNWGMDKEALNSSNPGAEFGLKLILDISQQDYIPYLSSAAGARLMLHQQKSFPFLKDQGIYAMAGTETSIGVLVDELERMGYPYSDCTMNGSDVPVKNLYSEYNTSYSIQACLRSCFQNHMTETCGCGHYMFPLPEGITYCNNEDNPGWAYCYSSLRSSIKHRQICIDSCKETCNDTQYKMTISMADWPSEASEDWIFHILSYERDMSTNVTLDRNGIIKLNIYFQEYNYRTISESAATTIVWLLSSLGGQFGFWMGGSVLCLIEFGEIIIDSLWITVINIISWCKGLKQKRAQARYPDMPPTVSELVEAHTNLGFQHEETSTAMQGEALPPEPGTPPPNYDSLRVQTLHNPGTDSDTEGEEQHPAANHHGDVSVWAE from the exons ATgaatctgaagaaatattttgtccGGGCCCTGCACCGCCTCCAGAAGGGCCCTGGCTACACCTACAAGGAGCTGCTGGTCTGGTACTGCGACAACACCAACACGCATGGCCCTAAGCGCATCATCAAGGAGGGGCCAAAGAAGAAAGTAATGTGGTTCTTCCTAACGCTGCTCTTCGCCTCCTTGGTCTTCTGGCAGTGGGGAATCCTCATCAACACTTACCTTTCCTACAACGTCACCTCATCGCTCTCTATTGGCTTTAAGACCATGAAGTTCCCAGCAGTCACAGTCTGCAATGCCAACCCTTTCAA GTACTCAGAGGTGAGGCccctgctgaaggagctggacaAGCTCATTGAGGCGGCACTGGAGAGGATCCTGCAGCCCACACATGGGGACCCCATCTCACCCctgctgctgaacagcagcaacGCCACCGATGGGCTGGACCTGGAGCTCTGGAACCAGATCCCGCTGGTGCTCATCGATGAGCAGGACAAGGACAACCCAGTCATCGTGGAGATCTTTGAGACCAACCAGAGCGCTGCAGGGAACCAgactgctgctcctcctgcccctaCCAACACAACGTCTGAGGAGAAGAAGTACAAACTGGCAGTGAAGCTG TGCAGCCACCAGGGCTCCAACAACTGCACCTACAGGAACTTCACCAGCGCGGCGCAGGCGGTGACCGAGTGGTACATCCTGCAGTCCACCAGCATCCTGTCCAAAGTGCCGCTGCAGGAGAGGATTAGGATGGGATACCAGGCAGAAGACATGATCCTGGcgtgtctctatggggccgaACCCTGCAACTACAA GAATTTCACCCAAATTTATCACCCAGACCACGGTAACTGCTACATCTTTAACTGGGGCATGGACAAAGAGGCTTTGAATTCTTCCAACCCAGGAGCCGAGTTTG GGCTGAAGTTAATCCTGGACATCAGCCAGCAGGACTACATCCCCTACCTGTCGTCTGCCGCCGGGGCACGGCTGATGCTGCACCAACAGAAGAGCTTCCCTTTCCTTAAGGATCAGGGCATCTATGCAATGGCTGGGACAGAAACCTCCATCGGTGTGTTAGTG GATGAGCTGGAGCGGATGGGCTATCCCTACAGCGACTGCACCATGAACGGGTCTGACGTCCCAGTAAAGAACCTCTACAGCGAATACAATACTTCCTATTCCATACAG GCTTGCCTGCGCTCCTGTTTCCAGAACCACATGACGGAAACCTGTGGATGTGGTCACTACATGTTTCCTTTACCAGAAGGAATAACTTACTGCAATAATGAAGATAACCCTGGCTGGG CGTATTGCTATTCGTCACTGAGATCCAGCATAAAGCACAGACAAATTTGCATTGACTCTTGTAAGGAAACGTGCAA tgACACGCAGTACAAGATGACCATCTCCATGGCAGACTGGCCCTCTGAGGCTTCCGAG GACTGGATTTTCCATATTTTGTCTTATGAAAGGGATATGTCAACAAATGTGACTCTGGACAG GAATGGCATCATCAAGCTGAACATTTACTTCCAGGAGTACAACTACCGGACCATCTCAGAGTCAGCTGCCACCACG ATCGTGTGGTTGCTGTCGAGCCTGGGAGGTCAGTTTGGGTTCTGGATGGGGGGCTCCGTGCTGTGCCTCATTGAGTTCGGGGAAATCATCATCGACTCACTGTGGATCACCGTAATCAACATTATCAGCTGGTGCAAGGGCCTGAAGCAGAAGCGTGCGCAGGCACGGTACCCAGACATGCCACCAACAGTGTCAGAGCTGGTGGAGGCTCACACCAACCTGGGCTTCCAGCACGAGGAGACCAGCACTGCGATGCAGGGAGAGGCACTGCCCCCTGAGCCCGGCACCCCCCCACCCAACTACGACTCACTGCGTGTGCAGACACTGCACAACCCGGGCACAGACAGTGACACTGAGGGTGAagagcagcatcctgcagccaaCCACCATGGGGATGTCTCGGTTTGGGCTGAGTGA